A genome region from Calliopsis andreniformis isolate RMS-2024a chromosome 2, iyCalAndr_principal, whole genome shotgun sequence includes the following:
- the Cluap1 gene encoding clusterin associated protein 1, with product MSFRDLRNFTEIMRVLGYPRLISVGNFRTPIFPLVAEILIWLVKRFDPDADIPDEYITEEGRIALIRAVAEFMALKTNVKLNTKKLYQADGYAVKELLKIATLLYDAQSNSNNSDIISDDNFSIANFDISDKINELKSTRQLASQLTVTGASLFDLLGREVDLREIRNSRVARQFDTSEIETALKNVIENIRKEIEDTKRQIDNVKDTEQNLDVRIERRRGELDRNQKRLQTLKKVRPAFMEEFEKLEVELRSLYDDYLQKFRYLAYLEHLYEDAAKAEQERFERRQEATRKQLEKMRAEDANFESMMEGNDSILPASLQEPPPPLTEIEKQTTEKRTPSSRLKSAGRSSRMQMSQRRIYGSMSGRQRGTIQESNDSAGSLDSDSDLLIDGDLDDDDEDDDILDSVGGPEIGNFDLKVGQEKRAVSKLDHSDEDF from the exons ATGTCATTCCGCGACTTAAGAA ATTTTACGGAAATAATGCGAGTACTTGGTTATCCCAGGTTAATTTCTGTTGGGAATTTTCGTACACCGATTTTTCCATTAGTTGCGGAAATTCTCATATGGCTGGTAAAAAGATTCGATCCTGATGCTGATATCCCTGATGAATATATTACTGAAGAAGGACGTATTGCGTTAATACGTGCTGTTGCTGAGTTCATG GCTCTGAAAACAAATGTTAAGTTAAATACAAAAAAACTATATCAAGCTGATGGATATGcagtaaaagaattattaaaaatagcTACGCTTTTATATGATGCTCAAAGTAACAGCAATAATAGTGACATTATTTCTGATGATAATTTCAGTATAGCTAATTTTGATATCTCTGATAAAATTAATGAACTAAAATCAACTAGGCAGTTAGCTAGTCAGCTGACTGTTACTGGTGCATCATTATTTGATTTGCTGGGACGTGAGGTTGACCTTCGGGAAATTCGTAATTCTAGAGTTGCTAGACAGTTTGATACATCAGAGATTGAAACAGCATTAAAAAATGTTATTGAAAACATACGTAAAGAAATTGAGGACACTAAGAGACAGATTGATAACGTTAAG gaTACAGAACAAAACTTAGATGTAAGAATTGAAAGACGTCGGGGAGAGCTTGACAGGAATCAGAAAAGGCTACAGACATTAAAGAAAGTACGTCCAGCTTTTATGGAAGAATTTGAAAAACTTGAAGTAGAATTAAGGTCTTTATACGATGATTATTTACAAAAGTTTCGTTACCTTGCGTATCTTGAACACTTGTACGAAGATGCAGCTAAGGCAGAACAGGAAAGGTTCGAAAGGAG ACAAGAAGCAACACGAAAGCAGCTGGAAAagatgagagctgaagatgcCAATTTCGAAAGCATGATGGAGGGAAATGATTCTATATTACCCGCAAGTCTTCAAGAACCTCCTCCTCCACTCACTGAAATAGAAAAACAGACCACAGAGAAAAGAACTCCAAGTAGTCGACTAAAATCAG cTGGCCGTTCATCCAGAATGCAAATGTCTCAGCGTCGAATTTACGGTAGTATGTCAGGACGTCAGAGGGGAACGATACAAGAATCAAATGATAGTGCGGGTTCGCTAGATAGCGACAGTGACTTGTTGATTGACGGCGATCTCGATGATGACGATGAGGATGATGATATTTTAGATTCTGTAGGAGGACCAGAGATTGGGAATTTTGATCTAAAGGTTGGACAAGAGAAACGTGCAGTCAGCAAACTAGATCATTCGGATGAGGATTTTTAG
- the LOC143186355 gene encoding large ribosomal subunit protein mL62, whose product MNVIGRQCLRIFKSDLTQQNQFCILGRALAYKSAFSLDKLYPTSNLKLYTPTFVPEDPNAKFSGYIPLQELDITYSRSSGPGGQHVNCVNTKVDVRFNVKNATWLAEDVKEKIIEQYKNKLNKDGCLIVKSELTRSQQLNLADALQKLRAMIREVIKPPVEVSPETEEMKRKQKLKAARQRLFEKRQHSYIKQSRKPNPADF is encoded by the exons atgaaCGTTATCGGCAGACAGTGTCTTAGAATCTTCAAAAGTGATTTAACACAGCAAAATCAGTTTTGTATTCTTGGCAGAGCACTTGCATATAAAAGTGCATTCTCCCTTGACAAGTTATATCCAACAAGTAATCTTAAACTTTACACCCCAACATTT GTCCCAGAGGATCCAAATGCAAAATTCAGTGGTTACATACCATTACAAGAACTAGATATAACGTATAGCCGTAGTAGTGGTCCAGGTGGACAGCATGTAAATTGTGTAAATACTAAAGTAGATGTAAGATTCAATGTAAAGAATGCCACATGGCTAGCAGAAGATgtcaaagaaaaaataatagaacag TACAAGAATAAACTAAACAAAGATGGCTGCTTAATAGTTAAATCAGAATTAACAAGGTCTCAACAACTGAATCTAGCTGATGCTCTGCAGAAATTAAGAGCAATGATAAGAGAAGTTATAAAGCCACCTGTAGAGGTATCTCCTGAGACTGAAGAAATGAAACGGAAACAGAAATTAAAAGCAGCAAGGCAAAGACTTTTTGAAAAACGACAACATTCTTATATTAAACAAAGTAGAAAACCAAATCCTGCTGACTTTTAg